The following proteins come from a genomic window of Methanothrix sp.:
- a CDS encoding DUF4277 domain-containing protein — translation METDTRSMDHLGIVASVFDQLGIADVIDMRMPKLRHHKLDHSVLVKAMVLNGLGFVGQRLYLFPEFYERLPVERLLGDGVYASDLNDDAIGRTLDAIYEYGATDLFNE, via the coding sequence ATGGAGACAGACACGCGATCAATGGATCATTTAGGGATAGTAGCATCAGTTTTTGACCAGCTTGGTATAGCGGATGTTATAGACATGCGCATGCCGAAGTTGAGGCATCACAAGCTTGATCATTCGGTGCTTGTTAAGGCGATGGTTCTGAACGGGCTTGGTTTTGTGGGTCAGAGGTTGTACCTGTTTCCGGAGTTCTACGAGAGGCTGCCTGTTGAGAGATTGCTTGGGGATGGAGTTTACGCATCGGATTTGAACGATGATGCGATAGGCAGGACGCTGGATGCGATTTATGAGTACGGTGCGACGGATCTTTTCAACGAGAT
- a CDS encoding tyrosine-type recombinase/integrase yields the protein MMQYVQEAAGCELEEGACASKLCNPDDQDADLNTLTVFVRRGKGGRDAVVYITDDCAKTLRRYLEVRPPLVIDGRKPLFYTDFGKRWERRGVYRMFMYHKRRAGIEKKGGVHVFSRHSVGSLLLKRGCDIVTVKELMRHSDVHTTMRYMHISDATRREKYEQFLRL from the coding sequence ATGATGCAGTATGTCCAGGAAGCGGCTGGATGTGAACTGGAAGAGGGAGCATGTGCCAGTAAGTTATGCAACCCCGATGATCAGGATGCGGATCTGAACACGCTGACGGTCTTCGTGCGTCGTGGGAAGGGTGGCAGGGATGCGGTGGTCTACATCACCGATGACTGCGCGAAGACGCTCAGGCGTTACCTGGAGGTCCGGCCTCCCCTCGTGATCGACGGTCGCAAACCGCTATTTTACACGGACTTCGGGAAACGCTGGGAGCGTCGTGGGGTGTACAGGATGTTCATGTACCACAAGAGGCGTGCAGGTATCGAGAAGAAAGGAGGTGTCCATGTCTTCTCGCGGCACAGCGTGGGAAGCCTGCTGCTGAAACGCGGCTGCGATATCGTGACGGTCAAGGAGCTGATGCGGCATTCGGATGTCCACACCACCATGCGGTACATGCACATCTCGGATGCGACCAGGCGGGAGAAGTACGAGCAGTTCCTGAGACTGTAG
- a CDS encoding carboxymuconolactone decarboxylase family protein: MRKTGADRFLDSMDASMSSTFRSLASGILGDGALSAREKALIALACSVALRCEDCTRRHMEQAKALGLTREEMLEAAAVASLIRMGSGLNAAAVILEELEYADASKR, from the coding sequence GTGCGTAAGACAGGGGCGGACAGATTTCTGGACTCAATGGATGCGAGCATGAGCAGCACATTCAGATCGCTCGCATCCGGGATCCTGGGGGACGGAGCGCTATCTGCACGGGAGAAAGCGCTGATAGCGCTTGCATGCTCTGTGGCGCTAAGGTGTGAGGACTGCACAAGAAGGCATATGGAGCAGGCAAAAGCGCTAGGCTTGACCAGGGAGGAGATGCTTGAGGCAGCAGCTGTTGCATCGCTCATACGCATGGGCTCCGGCCTCAATGCTGCTGCAGTCATTCTGGAGGAGCTGGAGTATGCAGATGCATCCAAGAGGTGA